The Miscanthus floridulus cultivar M001 chromosome 6, ASM1932011v1, whole genome shotgun sequence genomic interval TGGTTTTGGCGTTTTgaatactactccctccattccgtTTTATAAGGTGGAGTTTAAAATGCCACGGTCTCATAAATTATACTTTGACCATTCATTTACTTTATATTATATTGTTTGTGCTTATAAACTTATGTGTATTGGACAGTACAATTGCTTATAAATCTAATCGTATCAAGTTTATGGTGGATTGGTTTTGAACGTTTTGAATGCTAATGATGTTCATGCCATTTTGTGTTTTCATTGTTGCAGATGGAGTTCTCATTTGGGACGAAGAGATGGGTGCAAAAAGAGTTGAAGGACAAggatgaggaggtggaggtgaagcAGGAAACAAACGAAACTGATGGATATGCGCTTGGACTGCACGCACCAGGGTTCTTCGACAAGGTGCTACATGTGCAGAAATGTTTTCTGCAGAGTGAGCCAGCAGATAAGGTGATGAATTGGTTAATTGTGATGTAGGAAGTTTGCTTTATTAGAAAAAAATGATGATATGTTTGGTTCCTTTTAGTATGTTACTGTGCTTTTGAATGCTGGTAGTCCGCTTTGTATCAGACTTATTTGCTTTCTTAAAAGCAGAGTGAATCTCCTATAAAATAAACTGATGATATGTTCAGGTTTAATGTTGTCGATTTCGGTAACATTCCATAGGATAATGTCTGAACAGGGTTGCTTAGGCAGTGTCTGCAATCGATATAATTAATGGAGTTGCGGGTTGGTGTTAAACATTACATCAGAGAAATATGTAGTTGTATTTGATAATCTGCTAGGAGGGTTTTGCTTATGTGTGGAAACATATTGTTTATAGCTGGTACCTGTATTCTAATCTTTCTGGACTACAAGTGTGGAACCATGTGGCTTGGAGGTTATGTCAAAGCTAGGTTGTTTATTAAACAGCATTTTGTTGCTTATGTTAATGTGGTTGGTTGATTGTTACTTGGTGATCATGTTACTTGATTGTGATTGGTGGGTGAATAGCGCATAGCTTTTTTATTGTTTGATTGACAATATGGGATGCTGAATTGATTAGTTGCTAATGTCCATAGGTTCTTGCAGTTGTTCAAGAAACCTGGATGGATCCTACCATAGGCCTCACGCCTTATGATGTCCATAAGCATGTTGGGTTTCTCAAGCATCTTATGATAAGAACTGGAAGGTATGGCATCCCATCTTGTGTTTTTCACATGTTCTACCAGTGTTATCATATATCTCATTTTGCTGGTTGAAACCTGAATATAATTTTTTCTGTTTTTGTTTTTCATCTTAGTGTCACACACTCGCGTGTCTGACACCATCTATTCCATGCATTCCAATATGCCATTTTTATGCATAGTACATTCTAATTGCTACAATTTAACTATAAAAAATGCATATACAAGACTCACTCCATTAAACAAATATAACATTTTAAGTTGAATTCAGAAGATGTGCTTTTACAATGCTACACATGTTTCGATCGTCAGCTCTGTTTCAAAAGGTGGTGCATAGGGCTCTAGGCAGGGCAGCACAATAACCTAGGTGATTTCTCCCCTAGGGCGTTTAGGACTTGATCCAAGTTTGGCAATGTGGGATAAATTAGAGATGAAGAAAGACAAACTATGGTCATGGAACTTATGGTTGTAATATAatgtcaaattctttgtttcGATGCACCAAATATCTTTTATTTAACATACCATCACTCTACCCACATCTGAAAATTACAACATCATAGTCTCACCTAGCTGCTAGGTGGAGCTTGACCTCTGACTAGCACCTAGCGCTTGTGATAATGTGGTTTGATATTTAAAGTTTTAAACAGTTAATCAAGTTGGTATTTTTGCTTTGTTAGCTGCTTGATCATATATCTCTATCTATAGGAAGATGTTCTGACTACATTTTCCTTTTAAAACTCAAGTAATGTTGATAAGGGAATAATATTTCCATGTAAACTACCATTGATCCTTTTGTTGGTCATTGAGCAAATCATTTTGTGTGATGAGTTCCTTTAAAGATTCCATTTTATTTGTTCTTTTTCCAGAAACTTCAGCACTGGAACTCCAGAAATAATGGTCAATTTTGTGACGTCATGTTATAAACCAGATCTATTGATGCCTCTTGTTGACAAAATCACAAAAATACCTGAAGTGGTATGTAATTGGTTCCTTTTTGTTCTGAACTTTAATAATGACGAAAATATTCTTAAGCTACTTTTGTGATGATAGatattataatttaaaatagcTCTTTTATGTAAGGACTGTTCTATTTTTTGTGCCAATTAAAGGTCTGTTCGGAATGGAAGGAATGATCTAGGAGTTTTTAAGATTTATTTCAAGTTTGTAGTGAATCCTAGGGATTTGGTTGACAAAACTACCTTTCCAAACAGGCTTTAATTAGTTTGGTTTCCATATTTGGGCCTCAATTATTGACATTCCCGTAATGTAAATGCAGGTCAGTGTCATAAATAATGTGAACTCATCTGTTGGCAATACATCTGTGGGTGAACAAGAATATACCTTGTACGGGAAGCCAAACATTACAGAGATGTTGAGAGGACTTACATTCCAGATATCTGCCAACTCCTTTTTTCAGACTAATACAAAACAGGTTTGTTTTTGTTGAATGATATTGACATTTTATTGCATTTTGTTCTTGTCACAACCGTACCATTCCATCATGGTGTTTCTCTCCAATCATCGTGTGTTTCTTTCCCCTCTTCAATAGGGTGAATGAAAAGAACTAAAGAAAGCATAAGTTAAATAAGAACTGTATATGCAGAAAATGAGCTTGTATGCTCGTATAGATGAGAAAGACCGGTAAATGTCAGaaatttgaatgttgaaatgaagtCCCTTCCTGGCCTTTAATGATCTGAGCCCCTCTCCCGCTATGACTTCGTGCAGGCTGATGTTCTTTACAGGCTTATTGAAGACTCTGCTGGCCTTAAAGGAGATGGCTCTGAAATTGTTCTTGACTTGTTTTGTGGAACTGGGACCATTGGTTTGACCCTTGCCAGAAGGTAGTTTTTTTTCCCTGGGTGTACATATTCTGTTTGTACATATTCTGTGAGACAGATATTACTAGTTATGAGAGTCTAATTGCTTTCTTGGTTAACATAAACCATTTTGCTACTACAATAAACCACTTTATGGCAACCATTTTTAGTAAACACACTTCTGCTTGGCTCAGGGCAAAGCATGTTTATGGATATGAAGTTGTCCCTGAAGCCATTGCAGATGCGCGAAAGAATGCCAAGTTGAATGGTATCAATAATGCAACATTTGTTCAAGGGGACCTCAATAAAATCAATGAATCATTCGGGAAGGAATTTCCAAAGCCTGACATAATCATCTCAGGTTCGTATTGGTTCATATACTGCTACTATTCATTGGCATTCAAATTTTAATTACGCCATGATGTTCCCTAGAAAATTTGTTTGACAGCAACAGTTCTTTCTAAATCTGCCTTAACTTAGTATTTTCATTAGCTACTTACAGGCAACAACATCTTTGGTATGCAGCCTGATGAGTGTCACAATTATATACAACAAACATGAGACGAAGTTTCAAACTTTATGAAGCTATATGCTGGATCAGTTGTAATTCTAGTCTGCTTCGTAACCCAACTGACAACAATGAATTATACAGATCCTAATCGGCCTGGGATGCACATGAAGTTAATCAAGTGGCTGTTAGAAGTTAAAGCTCCTCGAATAGTGTATGTCTCATGTAATCCAGCTACTTGTGCTCGGGATTTGGACTATCTATGTCATGGCGTGGTATGTTTTGCCCTACTCCTATTGGCACATAACCAATACCTTTTGATATTTTAGTTCTCTTGTGATACTTAGTTGCTGCTTCAATAATTTGACTGCAGGAGGAGAGAGACTTGAGAGGATGCTATGAACTGAAGAGTGTAATTCCTGTGGATATGTTTCCTCATACTCCTCATATTGAGTGTGTCTGCTTATTGGAGCTGTGTTGATTTTCAGTTTTGGTCAGGTAAAACCCACTGGAAGGTTTTCCACTGCGTTTCATTTTGTCCTAATATTTGATGACAACAATGCTACTTATATTTTATGCCTCTTTATTAACAATTTTGTTCCGTGTTTCAGAAATTGTCCATATGTTCTGAAAATGAGACAACTCGTTTGTGGCATGAATACCATGGTGAGAATCTTGATCTGATACTTTTCATTGAAGGGTACACAAATGATTTCCTCATGATTGAGGAACCCTTGTATCTTCTTTCTCAACATCGGGAAGTTACTGGACAACTGATCTGAATTCTGAAGACCCTGCCCGGCCTTGGGTTTTATTGAAACACTTTTGACGACTAAACATTTTTTTGAATAGAATTCTTATTCATCAGCTACCATGTATCAAGCAGCACCGAAGAAGCTTGGGTTGCTAAAAAAAGAGAACTGAACAGTCGCCCCGGATCATATTGTACGATTGACTCTTCACTGGATGGTCATCAACAGACAACAAGGGTTGGACCTGCCCTTGCGTTCtacagagaggagagaggagtgtATGCAAACAAAGGCACGATGTTTTTTTCATGAGGTATCTACAGAAAGTAGCAGGCTGTCTAAGTTGATTATCTTTCTTTTAGAAAAAAGGTTCCCCCCTTCATTAGAATAAAGTGATAATATGTGTTCAAAGTTCAAGGCATATTCGAGGCGCGCCTGCCAAAGGTTCCAGAATGACAATTCTGATAGGATTGCATACCATCTACTCAAACCCCTAACCTCTACTCTGTATAAGCGGGCTGTATAAGCTGATTATATTGTCTGAACTTTCTGATTTGGTGTCAAAAATATCTCCAGTAAGTGTTGCTCAATTATGGTGCATGTGATTTTTTAATGTGAA includes:
- the LOC136457528 gene encoding uncharacterized protein isoform X3; the encoded protein is MAAHAVTPLTICRLQRGVPLHHSRRLLAVAAAAPEAPAPTPAASQSPLSPVPPRKGYFPKRGETVELTCEALAFKGKGVCKVAGSTFVLLCDGALPGERLVARVSRLRRGAFAEAAKLRTLEPHHDAVEAPCPLAADCGGCKTQSLAYAAQIRHKHLQVRDLLVNFGKFDPKRLESSEPDAILKPIVPCDEIFRYRNKMEFSFGTKRWVQKELKDKDEEVEVKQETNETDGYALGLHAPGFFDKVLHVQKCFLQSEPADKVLAVVQETWMDPTIGLTPYDVHKHVGFLKHLMIRTGRNFSTGTPEIMVNFVTSCYKPDLLMPLVDKITKIPEVVSVINNVNSSVGNTSVGEQEYTLYGKPNITEMLRGLTFQISANSFFQTNTKQADVLYRLIEDSAGLKGDGSEIVLDLFCGTGTIGLTLARRAKHVYGYEVVPEAIADARKNAKLNGINNATFVQGDLNKINESFGKEFPKPDIIISA
- the LOC136457528 gene encoding uncharacterized protein isoform X1; this translates as MAAHAVTPLTICRLQRGVPLHHSRRLLAVAAAAPEAPAPTPAASQSPLSPVPPRKGYFPKRGETVELTCEALAFKGKGVCKVAGSTFVLLCDGALPGERLVARVSRLRRGAFAEAAKLRTLEPHHDAVEAPCPLAADCGGCKTQSLAYAAQIRHKHLQVRDLLVNFGKFDPKRLESSEPDAILKPIVPCDEIFRYRNKMEFSFGTKRWVQKELKDKDEEVEVKQETNETDGYALGLHAPGFFDKVLHVQKCFLQSEPADKVLAVVQETWMDPTIGLTPYDVHKHVGFLKHLMIRTGRNFSTGTPEIMVNFVTSCYKPDLLMPLVDKITKIPEVVSVINNVNSSVGNTSVGEQEYTLYGKPNITEMLRGLTFQISANSFFQTNTKQADVLYRLIEDSAGLKGDGSEIVLDLFCGTGTIGLTLARRAKHVYGYEVVPEAIADARKNAKLNGINNATFVQGDLNKINESFGKEFPKPDIIISDPNRPGMHMKLIKWLLEVKAPRIVYVSCNPATCARDLDYLCHGVEERDLRGCYELKSVIPVDMFPHTPHIECVCLLELC
- the LOC136457528 gene encoding uncharacterized protein isoform X2 — protein: MAAHAVTPLTICRLQRGVPLHHSRRLLAVAAAAPEAPAPTPAASQSPLSPVPPRKGYFPKRGETVELTCEALAFKGKGVCKVAGSTFVLLCDGALPGERLVARVSRLRRGAFAEAAKLRTLEPHHDAVEAPCPLAADCGGCKTQSLAYAAQIRHKHLQVRDLLVNFGKFDPKRLESSEPDAILKPIVPCDEIFRYRNKMEFSFGTKRWVQKELKDKDEEVEVKQETNETDGYALGLHAPGFFDKVLHVQKCFLQSEPADKVLAVVQETWMDPTIGLTPYDVHKHVGFLKHLMIRTGRNFSTGTPEIMVNFVTSCYKPDLLMPLVDKITKIPEVVSVINNVNSSVGNTSVGEQEYTLYGKPNITEMLRGLTFQISANSFFQTNTKQADVLYRLIEDSAGLKGDGSEIVLDLFCGTGTIGLTLARRAKHVYGYEVVPEAIADARKNAKLNGINNATFVQGDLNKINESFGKEFPKPDIIISGNNIFGMQPDECHNYIQQT